The following is a genomic window from Stenotrophomonas maltophilia.
CGTCAACCAGCGCCCCCATCGGCGCATCGGCGTCCAGCGGATGACGAGGCTGCATGTGCTGGCCGTAGGCAACCACCTGGCGCACGAAGTCCTCGCGGATCGAGCGCTGCACCAGCAGCCGCGAGCCGGCGGTACAGACTTCACCCTGGTTGAAGAAGATGCCCTGCGCCACGCCCTTGGCCGCCGCGTCCAGATCCGGCGCGTCGGCAAACACCAGGTGCGGGCTCTTGCCACCGCACTCCAGCCAGACCCGCTTCAGATTGGAGCGGCCCGCGTACTCCAGCAGCTTCGCGCCAGTGGCCGTAGAGCCGGTGAAGGCCAGCACGTCCACATCCATGTGCAGGGCCAGAGGCTCGCCGACGCGCGCGCCGTGGCCGGGCAGCACGTTCAGCACGCCGTCCGGCAGGCCGGCCTCGGCGGCCAGCGCCGCCAGCCGCAGCGCACTCAAGGGCGAACGCTCGGAGGGCTTGAGCACCACCGAATTGCCCATCGCCAGCGCCGGTGCGATCTTCCAGCAGGCCATCAGCAGCGGGAAATTCCACGGCACGATCGCGGCCACCACGCCGGCGGCCTCGCGCGTGACCAGGCCCAGCTCATGCGGACCGGTGGGTGCGATCTCGCCGTACAGCTTGTCCACCGCCTCGGCGGTCCAGGCCAGGCAGCGCACCACGCCGGGCAGGTCGATGCGGCGGGCGTCGCGCACCGGCTTGCCCATATCCAGGGTTTCCAGCAGGGCCAGCTCGTCGGCGTGCTTTTCCACCAGCGCCGCCAGCGCCAGCAGCACGCGCTTGCGATGGGCCGGGCTGGCCTGCGACCAGTGGCCGGCCTCGTAGGCGCGCCGCGCGGCCAGCACCGCGCGCTCCACATCCTGCGCGTCGCAGTCGGCGACCGCCGCCAGTATCCGCCCGTCGATCGGGCTGATGCAGTCGAAGCGTGCGCCGCTGGCGGCATCGGCGTAGCGGCCATCGATGAAGGCCTGGCCCGGCATCGAAAGGCGCTCGGACAGCGCCTGCCAGTAGCTGCGGTCGGGGAAGTCGGCCATGTCGGGCTCCTTGGAACAGTGTCCCCGGTTATACCGGCGTGGCCGCGACTCCGCCGTGACGCGGCTGCGCTACATTCACCCTATCGGACCCGATGGAGCCGGCATGAAGCGCCCTGAAAGCGACCTGCACGACCTCACCACCCAGCGCCCCGAGTCACTGGAGGCGTACTGGATGCCGTTCACCGCCAACCGCCAGTACAAGGCCGCGCCGCGCCTGCTGGTGCGGGCCGAGGGCATGCACTACGAGGATGTGGACGGCCACCGGATCCTCGATGGCACGGCCGGCCTGTGGTGCTGCAATGCCGGCCATGCGCGCCCACGGATCGTCAACGCCATCGTCGAACAGGCGCGTACGCTGGACTACTCGCCTGCGTTCCAGATGGGCTCGCCACCGGCGTTCGCGCTGGCGCAGCGGTTGGCCGCACTGGCGCCGACGCCGCTGAACCATGTGTTCTTCACCAGCTCCGGCTCCGAAGCGGTGGATACCGCGATGAAGACGGTGCTGGCCTACCACCGCCAGCGCGGCGAGGGCCAGCGCACACGCTTCATCAGCCGCGAGAAGGCCTACCACGGCGTGGGTTTCGGTGGCATGGCGCTGGGTGGGCTGTCCAACAACCGCAGGGCCTTCGGCCTGCAGCTGGGCGGCGTTGATTACCTGCGGCACACCCTGGACCTGCAGCGCAATGCGTTCAGCAAAGGCCTGCCGCGCCAGGGCGCTGAACTGGCCGATGACCTGGAACGGCTGATCGCCCTGCACGATGCCTCGACGATTGCGGCCGTGTTCGTCGAGCCCATCGCAGGGTCGGCCGGGGTGATCCTGCCCGCGCCGGGTTACCTGCAGCGCCTGCGTGAGCTGTGCGACCACCACGGCATCCTGCTGGTATTCGACGAGGTCATCACCGGCTTCGGCCGGCTCGGCATGCCCTTCGCCGCGCAGCGTTTCGGGGTCACGCCGGACCTGCTGACCTTCGCCAAGGCCGTCAGCAACGGCGCGGTGCCACTGGGCGGCGTGCTGGTCAGCGACGCCGTGCATGCCACCTTGATGCAGGCACCGCCACAGGCCATCGAACTGTTCCACGGCTACACCTATTCGGGCCACCCGCTGGCCTGCGCGGCGGCCCTGGCCACACTGGAGGTCTACGCCGAGGAGCGCCTGTTCGAACGTGCCATCGAACTGGGCGAATACTGGCAGGAATCGCTGCATGCGTTGCAGGGCCTGCCCAATGTGATCGACATCCGCAACTTCGGGCTGGTCGGGGCGGTCGAGCTGGCGCCACGCCGGGACATGCCCGGCAGCCGCGGCTACGAGGTGTTCCGGCGCTGCTTCCACGACGGCCGGCTGCTGGTGCGCTGTACCGGCGACATCATCGCGTTGTCGCCGCCGCTGATCGTGGACAAGGCGCAGATCGACCAGATCACCGGCACCCTGGGCGAGATGATCCGGGCCACCGCCTGAGCCCGGACCGGCGCTGGCGAGCAGGTACAATGGGCGGTTCCGCTCCTGCTCGTTGCCGCGCCCATGGATATCGTCGTCAAAGAAGAACTCAAGGCCTATATCGACCCGCTGACCGCGGACGAACATGACGCGCTGGAGCGCAGCATCCTGGCTGAAGGCTGCCGCGATGCGCTGGTGCTGTGGGGCGACGTGCTGGTCGATGGCCACAACCGCTTCGGTATCTGCCGCAAGCACGGCCTGCCGTTCAACACCGTGCAGAACACCCGCTTCCAGAGCATGGAAGACGTGCACCTGTGGATGATCGAGCAGCACCTGGGCCGGCGCAGCGTCTCCGATTTCCAGCGTGGCGTGCTGGCGTTGCGCAAGCGCGACATCCTGGCCGCCCGCAAGCAGGTCGAGCAGGCCCAGCTGCAGCGCGAAAGCGACGGCACTGCCGACATCATCGACGAGGGCGGCGAAGACAGCCCGCCGTGGGAACCGGCACCTAAGATCAGCCGCGCCGAGCTGGCCCGCGAAGCCAAGCTGAGCACCAGCCAGGTCGGCATGATCGAACGCATTCATGCCCAGGCCGCGGCCGAAGTGGTGGAAGCGGTCAAGGCCGGTGTGATCTCGATCAGCGCTGCTGCCGCCGTGGCCGATCTGCCGGAAGACGAGCAACGCGCCGCCGCTGCCGGCGGCAAGGACGAGCTGAAACAGGCCGCCAAGCGCGTGCGCGAGTCCAAGCGCAAGCCGCGCGCACCGAAGCCTGAACCGGCCGAGATGGACTTCGAGGAAGCAGACGAGGACGAGATCGCCAGCCGCGATGCCGAAGTGCTGTCGGCGCTGGAGCAGCTGGGTGAGGACGCACCGGCGCTGCGCCGCCGCGTGGTCGCCCTGACCCGCGAGAACGATACCCTGCGTGCGCAGCTGGCCGCGCTGCGCAAGCAGCTCGAAGCGCTCTGAACCTTTGGGTAGTGCCGGCCGCTGGCCGGCAACCCCATGAACGTTCCCGGTGCGTTGTAGTTGCCGGCCAGCGGCCGGCACTACTGGCAGGTAGACTTCCGGCATGACGCTTGCCAATGATCCGCGCCGCGCCCAGCTGCGGCGCCTGAAAGCCCTCGCGCTGGGCCTGCTGCTGTTGATGCTGGCCGGTTTCACGGTCAGCCACTGGCAGGGCGAGCGCGGCATCTGGGCCTGGGTCTCGGCCTTCTGCGAGGCCGCGGCGGTCGGTGCGCTGGCCGACTGGTTCGCTGTCGTTGCCCTGTTCCGGCGGCCGATGGGCCTGCCGATTCCGCACACCGCGATCATCCCACGCAGCAAGGAGCGCATCGGCGACAGCCTGGCGCTGTTCGTGCGCGACCAGTTCCTGGAGCCGGGTGTGCTGCTGGCCAAGCTGCAGGTGTTCGATCCGGCCAGCCGCCTCGGTAGCTGGCTGGCCGACCCGGCGCGCTCGCGGATGCTGGCCGACATGGCCCGCGGCTGGGCATTGCAGGCGCTGGATTTCTTCGATGAGACGGCCGTACGCCGGCAGCTGCATGCCTTCGTGGTACAGCAGCTGCGGCAGTGGAATGCCGCCGCCACCGCCGGCGAACTGCTGGCCCTGCTGACCGCCGATGGACGCCACCAGCGCGTGCTGGACGAAGGCCTGCAACGACTGGGGCGCTGGCTGGAGCAGCCGGAAGTGAAGGAGCGCGCCTCGCAGCTGATCGTGCGCTACATCCAGCGCGAATGGCCGACGCTGTCGAGCACGGTGAACTGGGTCAAGCCGATCGACGAGATCGGCGACAGCCTGGCCGAACGCCTGGCGCGTGCGGTGCTCGAAGAGCTGCAGCAGGTGCTGGCCGAGCCGCAGCACCCGCTGCGCCAGGACTACGAGACCTGGCTGCAGAACTACGTGCAGCGCCTGCGCGAAGACCCGGCGCTGGCCGAGCGCATCGAACAGCTCAAGCAGGAAATGATCGACCACCCCGCGCTGCAGGAGTACGTGCAGGGCCTGTGGGCGCGCATCCACGCCAGCCTGCGCGCGGACCTGCAGCGCGAGGATTCGGCACTGGTTGGCCACCTGCAGCGCAGCCTGGGTTCGCTCGGTGCCAGCCTGCAGGCCGACCCGGCCCTGCGCGAGGCGCTGAACCAGCATCTGCTGGAAGGTGCGCAACGCCTGACCGGACGCCTGCGCGAGGGCGTGACCACGCATATCGCGCAGACCGTGAAGGGCTGGGACGAGCGGCACCTGGTGGAGCAGCTGGAACTGAGCGTGGGCCGCGACCTGCAGTTCATCCGCTTCAACGGCACCCTGGTCGGCGGTCTGATCGGCCTGCTGCTGCACGCCGCGACTGTGCTCTTCCGCTTCTGAGATGCGCCCTGCGCCGACGAGTGCCACCCTCACGCTTGATTAACGAAATGCGAATGCCTATCATTTGCTGATCGGTTGTACGCTTAGCCAAGCGGGGCACGGAAGCACGCACCCACCCGCCCCTTCGCCCGTGTACATCCCCCGACTACCGGGTCGCCCGCACTGCGCGGGTGGCGCCCCGTCGATGGGACTCGCTGGGCGACGTGCGCGAAGCGCACGGCCGCTGCGTCTGCGCATTCCATCGCCTGTTTCGTTCTGCATGGAACCGCACCGATGGCAACGCCGCTCAACTCCCCCCGTCCTACTCTGCTGGCCCTGGCCGTGACCGCACTGATGATCGCTCCGCTGGCCCACGCCGACGGCACCGCCGATCCTTCCGCGCGCACGCTCGATACGGTGAAGGTGACCGCCGACGGCGAGATTCCCAACAGCTATGCGGTCAAGGGCGCGCGCAGTGCGACCAAGCTGGACTTGTCGCTGCGCGAAACCCCGCAATCGGTGACGGTGATCACCCGCCAGCGCCTGGACGACATGGGTCTGTTCTCGCTGTCGGACGTGATGGGCCAGGTGACCGGGGTCAGCGTGTCGGTCACCGACAGCGAGCGCATCAACTATGTCTCGCGCGGCTACACCATCGAGAACTTCCAGATCGATGGCATGCTCAACACCTTCGGTGGCTCGGTCAAGACCAACACCGACAACGTGATCTACGAGCGTATCGAAGTGATCCGTGGTGCCACCGGCCTGACCACCGGCGCCGGCGATCCGTCCGGCACCATCAGCATGATCCGCAAGCGCCCCACCGATACCTTCCAGATGGGCGCCAACCTCACCGTGGGCCGCTGGAACAACCGCCGTCTGGAAGCCGACCTGGGTGGCCCGGTCGCCTGGGACGGACGCATCCGTGCGCGCTTGGTCGCGGCCAAGCAGCAGAGCGATTCGTTCCGTGATGTCTATGCGCTGGACAAGGACGTGTTCTACGGCATCGTGCAGGCCGACCTGAGCGACAGCACGCTGTTCGAGGTGGGCTACGAGTACCAGTCGCCGCGCACCACCGGCGTGACCTGGGGCGTGGTGCCGTATTGGGGCGCCGATGGCGCGCCGGCAAACCTGCCACGCTCGACCAATCTGTCGGCCTCGTGGAGCGCCTGGCCGATCGTGGAAAAGACCAGCTTCGCGCGCCTGGAGCAGCAGTTGGGCAACGGCTGGTCGGTGAAGGGCAACCTCAGCCACGCCGTGCGCGATACCGATGGCAGCGTCTGGTACGGCGCGGCCGGCAACCCGCGCGCCGATGGCAGCGGCGTCACCGCCTACATCTCGCACTTCAACGAACACAGCACGATGGACGTGTTCGATGTCAACGTTGGTGGCCCGTTCCAGCTGTTCGGCCGCGAGCACGAACTGGTGTTCGGGCTCGGCCAGGCGGTGCGCAAGGGCGAATCGGAAGGCATGGATTTCGACTATGACGATGCCTATGCCGTGGTGCCGGACTGGCGCCATTGGACCGGCGAGGTGCCGGTGCTGCCCGTCACCCGCCTCGGCCGCCTGTCGTCGCAGAATGAACTGCGCCAGCGCGCAGCCTATGCCGCCGCACGCCTGCGCCTGGCCGATCCGTTGCTGGCCGTGGTCGGCGCGCGCTATGGCAGCTGGGAAACCCGCAGCTGGGCCTATGGCTACGATGCCAATGGCAACCGCAACCGCACCACCCGCACCGGCTACCGGCCGGACGACATGCTCACCCCGTATGCCGGCCTGATCTACGACTTCAACTCCATTTTCAGCGGCTATGTCAGCTATACCGACATCTTCAAGCCGCAGAACTACCGCGACCGCAACGGCAACTATCTCGAGCCGGTGGTCGGCAGCATGTACGAAGCCGGCGTCAAGGCCGAGTTCTTCGGCGGCCTGCTCAATGCCTCGGCCGCCGTGTTCGAGGGCAAGCAGGACAACGTCGCCGAGATCGATGATTCGGTGCCGGTGAACTCGCTGCCCGATGGCAGCCAGGCCTACCGCTCCACCGGCAAGGGCAACAAGGTCAAGGGCTGGGAGATCGAAACCCAGGGCAGCATCGGCGAGCAGTGGAACATCTCGGCCGGCTTCGCCCACACCGTCATCCGCAACAAGGACGGCGTGCTGCAGCGGACCACCGCCCCGCAGGACACCTTCCGGCTCAACACCAGCTGGCGCCCCGGCGGTATCGACGGCCGCTTCTGGCTGGGTGGTGGCGTGACATGGCAGAGCCGCATCTGGAACACCAGCACCAAGCCCGACCGCAGCAAGGCCAGGATCACCCAGGACGCGTTCCATCTGGTCAACCTCGCCGGCGGCTACCGCTTCAATGAGAACTTCAGCGCCCAGCTCAACATCAACAACCTGCTGGACAAGAAGTACTTCAACAATGTCGGTTTCTACAACGGCGTGTACTGGGGCGAACCACGCAATGTCACCGTGACGCTGCGCTGGAAGCTCTGACCCCGATGGATGGCGCCGGTTCTGCGACCGGCACCCGGCCACGGATGGCCAACCCCGGCGCGCTTCGGTGCGCCGGCCTTCTTCCCTTGAAACCTGCAGGATCGCCGTGGACCGCTCGCCCGCAACCGCCAGCCCCCGCCCCTTCTTCTCCAACCCGCGCTGGGGCGTGCTGTCACGTTCGCTGGCCGCGATCTTCGGCGGCTATGCGCTGGCCTCGATGACCAGCGTGTTCTGCGCGGTGGCGTTGCCCGGCGCGCGCGGCCAGACCGTGCTGACCGGCATGCTGCTGGCGATCCTGGTTGCCGCCTGCGCCGCACTGTGGGCGTTTGCCACCCGCAGCGCGCTGCGCGCCTGGGTCGGCATCCTCGTCCCGGCCCTGCTGATGGCCGGCATCGCACGCCTGATGGGAGCCTGGGCATGAAGAACGGATTCCGCCAGTCGATGGCCTGGCTGCACACCTGGACCGGGCTGCTGGTCGGTTGGTTGCTGCTGCTGATCTTCATGGCCGGCACCGCCAGCTACTACCGCGAGGAAATCAGCCGCTGGATGCGTCCGGAGCTGCCGGCCAACAAGGTCAGCATCGATGTCGCCGCGCAGCGCGCGGTGGACTACCTGCAGGTCAATGCCAGCCAGGCCGAGAACTGGTTCGTCACCCTGCCGCAGCCGCGCAACCCGGCCATGCAGATGTTCTGGCGGCTGCCGCCGGAGCTGGCCGACCCCAGCCGTGGCCGCCGCGGTGGCTTCGGCGATGCCACGCTGGACCCGAACACCGGCCAGGCATTGAAGGCGCGCGAGACCCGCGGCGGCGACTTCTTCTACCGGCTGCACTTCGACCTGCACTACATCCCGGTGCTGTGGGCGCGCTACCTGGTTGGCTTCTGCGCGATGTTCATGCTGGTGGCGATCATCACCGGCGTCATCACCCACAAGAAGATCTTCAAGGACTTCTTCACCTTCCGCAAGGACAAGGGCCTGCGCTCCTGGCTGGATTTCCACAACGTCAGCGCGGTGATGGCGCTGCCGTACCACGCGATGATCACCTACACCGGCATCGTCACCCTGATGATCATGTACCTGCCGTGGGGCGTGAAGGTGGCCTACCCGCAGGATGAGGACAAGTTCTTCTTCGAGGCCTTCGGTGGCATGCCGGAAGTGACCGCGCCGGCCGAAGGACGCGCCAACCCGCTGCCGATCGCACAGCTGCTGGACAGCGCACGCGCGCATTGGCAGGGCGTGGAAGTGGCCGGGTTCACTGTGTCCAACCCGGGCGCGGCCAATGCGGTGATCGACATCCGCCAGCGCGACGGCAAGCGCCTGTCCACCGACACCCCGGCCGTGCGCTACAACATGGTCAGCGGCGCGCTGCTGGAAGAAACGCCGCCGTCCGGTGGCGCCACCGCCACTCGGGGCGTGCTGTACGGCCTGCACCTGGCCCGCTTCGCCGACTGGGGCCTGCGCGCGTTGTTCTTCCTGTCCGGCCTGGTCGGCTGTTTGATGGTAGCCAGTGGCGTGGTGCTGTGGGCGGTGAAGGAACGGCCGAAGCATGCCAAGAGCGGGCGCACCGGCTTCGGCCTGCGCCTGGTCGATGCGCTGAACATCGGCACCGTGGCCGGCCTTCCGATCGCCTTCGCGGCCTATTTCTGGGGCAACCGCCTGCTGCCGCTGGACATCGCCGAGCGTTCCAGTGCCGAGGCCAACGTCTTCTTCTACGCCTGGGGCGCGGCGTTGCTGGCCGCCTTCATCTGGCCCAAGCGGATGATGTGGGCGTGGCAGTTGTACCTCGGTGCAGCGGCGTTCGCGCTGGTTCCGGTGGTCAACGCGCTGACTACACACGCGCACCTCGGCGTCACCCTGCGCAACGGTGACTGGGTGCTGGCTGGCATCGACCTGTCGATGATTGCATTCGGCGCGATGCTGGCGATGTGCGGCTGGCGCATGCAGCGCTGGACGCCGCCGCTGAGTGCGGCCGAGAAGAAGAAGCGTGCTGCCGCTGCGGCTGCACCGAAGGCATCGGTGAACGCTGCAGAAACGACCGGAGCGGAGGCCAGCGCATGATGCTGCTGGCACTGACGCTGTCGTTCTCCGCGTTCACCGCATTGTCGCTGGCGATGGAAAAGCACCAGCACGACCTGCATGGCAAGGCCGCTGCCGCACCGGCACGGCGCACGCAATGGCGGGTGCTGGGCTGGGCGTTGCTGACGGTGGCCTTCGCGCTGTGCGTGGCAGACCACGGCTGGGCAATGGGCCCGGTGCTGTGGCTGGGCGCGATGACCGTGGGCGGCGTGGCACTGTCGTTCGGTCTGTACCCGTACCGGCCGAAGTGGATCGCCCCGCTGGCGATCGCGTTGCCGGTGGTCGGGCTGGTGGTGGGGTTGCTGTAGCCGCAGGACGGGGTCTGCGTCATCCACGCATGACGTGGGTCTACAATGGCTGCATGGATAGCGTGATGCAACGGACGGCTGGAATCGGCTTCTTTTCCCGGTTGGGTGAAACACTGCCCGCGACGGCCGGCGTCGTCGCCGTTCGATCGCTGGCCGAAGCACTGCGGACCATCGATACCGGTGGTTTCGAATGGATGCCCACAGCACTGGGCGATTCGGATCCGTTTCACGGCGCCCTGCCCCGCCCGCCCGAGCTGGCCGACGCCCGACGCGAACTCAACCGGAGGTTGATGCGCGCGCTTTCGGCACTGGATCTGCCGGCACTGCGCTGCGGTGCGCATGACCTGCACCTGGTGGCGCGCGATGGAGCGATGTTCGCCTTCCGGCAACGCCTGCCGGAAACGCACCTCGGCCTGCCGGCGCACTGGGAACCCGTGCTTGCGCTGTACGAACGGGGACATTGGCCGCTGGCCCATGCGCCGGGGCGCTTGTTGGTGCTGTAGAGCCGTCCACGCAGGGCATGGATCTACCGGGCCCACGCTCGCCGGGCATGGCCCGGCACTACCGTTCTGCGCGCACATGGGTAGTGCCGGCCGCTGGCCGGCATTCCGTTTCGGCTGGAATCACCCCAACCGCTTCAGCTCCCACGCGCGGTGGATACGCGCGTTGCGCTCAAAGTCCGGGCCGATGGTGCGCGCGGTGATCTCGCGGCACTGGGCGAATTCGGCGATGGCGTTCTCCTCCAGCTTGAAGCGGCGGAAGTTGTTGGAGAAGTACAACACGCCGCCCGGTGCCAGGCGCGCAACGGCCGCACGCAGCAGCTTCAGCTGCTCGCGCTGCACGTCGAAGTCGTCGGCGCGCGCGGAATTGGAGAAGGTCGGCGGATCGCAGAAGATCACGTCGTACTGGCCACGGTCCGCTTCCAGCCAGGCCATCGCATCGGCCTGCACCAGCAGGTGCTGGTTGCCGCCCTGGCCGTTCAAGGCCAGATTGTCGTAGCACCACTGCAGGTAGGTGGCCGACAGATCGACGCTGGTGGTGCTGGCGGCACCGGCCACGGCGGCCTGTACGCTGGCCACGCCGGTGTAGCAGAACAGGTTGAGGAAGCGCTTGCCACGCACCTGCTCGGCCATCATCCGGCGCAGCGGGCGATGGTCGAGGAACAGGCCGGTGTCCAGATAGTCAAACAGGTTCACCTGCAGCAGCGCGTTGTTCTCGCGCACCACGATGAACTCATCGCGCTGCTCGAAGCGTCCGTACTTGCTGCCGCCCTTGCCGCGCTCGCGCGACTTCATCGAGACCTGTTCCGGCGGCACGCCGAACACTTCACGCGCGGCGGCCAGCAGTTCGTTGCGGCGACGGCGCACGTCGTTCTCCGGAATCGCCGCCGGTGCCGCGTATTCCTGCACATGCAGGAAGGTACGGCGCTTGCCGCCGTCCTCCTCGTAGACGTCGATGGCGGCCGCATACTCCGGCAGGTCGGCGTCATAGGCGCGGAAGCAGGTGATGTCCTCGCGCGCGCGCCAGCTCTTGAACTTCTTCAGGTTCTTGCGCAGGCGGTTGGCCACCATCTGCGCGCCTTCGCTCAGCTCACGCGGTTGCGCCGGATCGCGGCCCGGCACAGCGATCGGATCGCAGACGATCAGCGCGCACTCCAGCGCGCCGTTGAACATCTGGTACTTCTTGCCGGCGCGCAGGCCGGTGGCGAAAGCAAGTTCATCATTGCCGCACAGCAGGCTGGCACGCCACTGCGGCACCGCCTTCTGCAGGGCATTGCCCAGTGCGCGGTACAGCGCCGGATCGGCGGCCAGGCGTTCGTCGTATGGCGGGTTGCAGACCACCGCGCCGATCTCCTGTTCAGGCGCAGCCAGGTCGGCCACGTCGGCACGGGTGAAGCGGATCGCGTGGGCGACGCCCGCCACTTCCGCATTCTCGCGCGCGGCCTGGATCGCGGTCGGGTCGATGTCGCTGCCATGGATAACCGGCTTCAGCGCGGCCAGGCCCGCGGCCTCGCGATCGCGCGCTTCGCTCTGGATCGCCTTCCAGGCGGCCTTGTCGAAGCCCAGCCAGCGGCTCGGCGGCAGGCTGCCATGGCGCATCAGGCCGGGAGCCACGTCAGCGGCCATCAGCGCGCCTTCGATCAGCAGCGTGCCGCTGCCGCACATCGGGTCCAGCAGGCCACCGCCGGCGGCGTGCAGGCGCGGCCACTGCGCGCGCAGCAGCAGCGCGGCGGCCAGGTTTTCCTTCAGCGGCGCCTCGTGGGCGGCACCACGCCAGCCACGACGGTGCAACGGGCCACCGCCGAGATCGATCGACAGCGAAGCACGGCCCTTGCGCAGCGACAGGTTCACGCGCACGTCCGGCAGGTCTGTGTTGACCGAGGGGCGTTCCAGG
Proteins encoded in this region:
- a CDS encoding aldehyde dehydrogenase, which translates into the protein MADFPDRSYWQALSERLSMPGQAFIDGRYADAASGARFDCISPIDGRILAAVADCDAQDVERAVLAARRAYEAGHWSQASPAHRKRVLLALAALVEKHADELALLETLDMGKPVRDARRIDLPGVVRCLAWTAEAVDKLYGEIAPTGPHELGLVTREAAGVVAAIVPWNFPLLMACWKIAPALAMGNSVVLKPSERSPLSALRLAALAAEAGLPDGVLNVLPGHGARVGEPLALHMDVDVLAFTGSTATGAKLLEYAGRSNLKRVWLECGGKSPHLVFADAPDLDAAAKGVAQGIFFNQGEVCTAGSRLLVQRSIREDFVRQVVAYGQHMQPRHPLDADAPMGALVDAAHADKVLADIARAEGEGARLLLGGHRAEVEAGGCYVQPTVFDQVRPEQALAREEVFGPVLAVLGFDDEAEAVRLANDSRYGLAAGLWTRDLGRAHRVARQLRAGSVWVNGWDGGDMTAPFGGYKQSGNGRDKSLHAFDKYSEIKATWIQL
- a CDS encoding aspartate aminotransferase family protein — encoded protein: MKRPESDLHDLTTQRPESLEAYWMPFTANRQYKAAPRLLVRAEGMHYEDVDGHRILDGTAGLWCCNAGHARPRIVNAIVEQARTLDYSPAFQMGSPPAFALAQRLAALAPTPLNHVFFTSSGSEAVDTAMKTVLAYHRQRGEGQRTRFISREKAYHGVGFGGMALGGLSNNRRAFGLQLGGVDYLRHTLDLQRNAFSKGLPRQGAELADDLERLIALHDASTIAAVFVEPIAGSAGVILPAPGYLQRLRELCDHHGILLVFDEVITGFGRLGMPFAAQRFGVTPDLLTFAKAVSNGAVPLGGVLVSDAVHATLMQAPPQAIELFHGYTYSGHPLACAAALATLEVYAEERLFERAIELGEYWQESLHALQGLPNVIDIRNFGLVGAVELAPRRDMPGSRGYEVFRRCFHDGRLLVRCTGDIIALSPPLIVDKAQIDQITGTLGEMIRATA
- a CDS encoding plasmid replication/partition related protein; the encoded protein is MDIVVKEELKAYIDPLTADEHDALERSILAEGCRDALVLWGDVLVDGHNRFGICRKHGLPFNTVQNTRFQSMEDVHLWMIEQHLGRRSVSDFQRGVLALRKRDILAARKQVEQAQLQRESDGTADIIDEGGEDSPPWEPAPKISRAELAREAKLSTSQVGMIERIHAQAAAEVVEAVKAGVISISAAAAVADLPEDEQRAAAAGGKDELKQAAKRVRESKRKPRAPKPEPAEMDFEEADEDEIASRDAEVLSALEQLGEDAPALRRRVVALTRENDTLRAQLAALRKQLEAL
- a CDS encoding DUF445 domain-containing protein produces the protein MTLANDPRRAQLRRLKALALGLLLLMLAGFTVSHWQGERGIWAWVSAFCEAAAVGALADWFAVVALFRRPMGLPIPHTAIIPRSKERIGDSLALFVRDQFLEPGVLLAKLQVFDPASRLGSWLADPARSRMLADMARGWALQALDFFDETAVRRQLHAFVVQQLRQWNAAATAGELLALLTADGRHQRVLDEGLQRLGRWLEQPEVKERASQLIVRYIQREWPTLSSTVNWVKPIDEIGDSLAERLARAVLEELQQVLAEPQHPLRQDYETWLQNYVQRLREDPALAERIEQLKQEMIDHPALQEYVQGLWARIHASLRADLQREDSALVGHLQRSLGSLGASLQADPALREALNQHLLEGAQRLTGRLREGVTTHIAQTVKGWDERHLVEQLELSVGRDLQFIRFNGTLVGGLIGLLLHAATVLFRF
- a CDS encoding TonB-dependent siderophore receptor, producing the protein MATPLNSPRPTLLALAVTALMIAPLAHADGTADPSARTLDTVKVTADGEIPNSYAVKGARSATKLDLSLRETPQSVTVITRQRLDDMGLFSLSDVMGQVTGVSVSVTDSERINYVSRGYTIENFQIDGMLNTFGGSVKTNTDNVIYERIEVIRGATGLTTGAGDPSGTISMIRKRPTDTFQMGANLTVGRWNNRRLEADLGGPVAWDGRIRARLVAAKQQSDSFRDVYALDKDVFYGIVQADLSDSTLFEVGYEYQSPRTTGVTWGVVPYWGADGAPANLPRSTNLSASWSAWPIVEKTSFARLEQQLGNGWSVKGNLSHAVRDTDGSVWYGAAGNPRADGSGVTAYISHFNEHSTMDVFDVNVGGPFQLFGREHELVFGLGQAVRKGESEGMDFDYDDAYAVVPDWRHWTGEVPVLPVTRLGRLSSQNELRQRAAYAAARLRLADPLLAVVGARYGSWETRSWAYGYDANGNRNRTTRTGYRPDDMLTPYAGLIYDFNSIFSGYVSYTDIFKPQNYRDRNGNYLEPVVGSMYEAGVKAEFFGGLLNASAAVFEGKQDNVAEIDDSVPVNSLPDGSQAYRSTGKGNKVKGWEIETQGSIGEQWNISAGFAHTVIRNKDGVLQRTTAPQDTFRLNTSWRPGGIDGRFWLGGGVTWQSRIWNTSTKPDRSKARITQDAFHLVNLAGGYRFNENFSAQLNINNLLDKKYFNNVGFYNGVYWGEPRNVTVTLRWKL
- a CDS encoding DUF3649 domain-containing protein, whose amino-acid sequence is MDRSPATASPRPFFSNPRWGVLSRSLAAIFGGYALASMTSVFCAVALPGARGQTVLTGMLLAILVAACAALWAFATRSALRAWVGILVPALLMAGIARLMGAWA
- a CDS encoding PepSY-associated TM helix domain-containing protein, producing the protein MKNGFRQSMAWLHTWTGLLVGWLLLLIFMAGTASYYREEISRWMRPELPANKVSIDVAAQRAVDYLQVNASQAENWFVTLPQPRNPAMQMFWRLPPELADPSRGRRGGFGDATLDPNTGQALKARETRGGDFFYRLHFDLHYIPVLWARYLVGFCAMFMLVAIITGVITHKKIFKDFFTFRKDKGLRSWLDFHNVSAVMALPYHAMITYTGIVTLMIMYLPWGVKVAYPQDEDKFFFEAFGGMPEVTAPAEGRANPLPIAQLLDSARAHWQGVEVAGFTVSNPGAANAVIDIRQRDGKRLSTDTPAVRYNMVSGALLEETPPSGGATATRGVLYGLHLARFADWGLRALFFLSGLVGCLMVASGVVLWAVKERPKHAKSGRTGFGLRLVDALNIGTVAGLPIAFAAYFWGNRLLPLDIAERSSAEANVFFYAWGAALLAAFIWPKRMMWAWQLYLGAAAFALVPVVNALTTHAHLGVTLRNGDWVLAGIDLSMIAFGAMLAMCGWRMQRWTPPLSAAEKKKRAAAAAAPKASVNAAETTGAEASA
- a CDS encoding DUF3325 domain-containing protein, with amino-acid sequence MMLLALTLSFSAFTALSLAMEKHQHDLHGKAAAAPARRTQWRVLGWALLTVAFALCVADHGWAMGPVLWLGAMTVGGVALSFGLYPYRPKWIAPLAIALPVVGLVVGLL